From Plasmodium malariae genome assembly, chromosome: 4:
gAAATAACAATATCACATCTATTTcttgtttgttttttaatagttCATTATTCGTtgatttttaaattatttaaattctGATTTCAcgttatttgttttttaactACTCTTAATTCTCTTGTTATTATCTCATTTCTTATTAGCTACACTAATTTTGTTGTAATGATTTagctttttaatatatattttgatcaTGATCTTCTGTTTTATTAGgataattttcttttgaaGAGTTTTGTTCTTTCTTGTTTTTtcgatttttctttttctcttttcgtACATTAGGAGGATTATCCTCttgatcttttttttcttggcCAGGAACTTgtgtatatttcttttctataGCAGGGACTGGAGCAGGTTCAgaatctttttcattttgttgcAGATTAAGATACTCTGTGGTCTTTTTCGTAGGTATATTTTCTCCATTTTCTAGATCATACGTTTCATTATATACTATGTAATCAACTTCATCTTCGTACGGTTCTTGTCCAACAATGGGGAATCTTTTtcttaattcatatatatccGGTCCAGGAGAACCTGAACATATATCTATTTCGTAGGggcatttttctttaaatgtataatttgttgcttcatatttttcatcaCAGTTTTTATTTCCATCTTCTGCATTTTCCTTTAATTTGTAATGTTTCATTTCGtaattttcttcatattctttaaatccacaataaattttttcttttactatAAGACGGCCTTTTAAATAGGGTTTTTTTGTTGTAATCTTCAATACTGCTAATGACCTATGAGTTCGTGAGACGAATACTTTTTGAAGtccatatttattatagCAATTATCACCACATTTTTCCTAAAAAttgcataaaattttataaaattaaaaacgaaattcatattttcttgTTAAAGCAATAACTGTAAGAAATTCACAAGGCGTGATAGTAAGAaggtacata
This genomic window contains:
- the PmUG01_04030800 gene encoding Plasmodium exported protein, unknown function, with the protein product MVILKRNNTTEKINNFLCFIKVSIFFLLIWMLNCLNCEKCGDNCYNKYGLQKVFVSRTHRSLAVLKITTKKPYLKGRLIVKEKIYCGFKEYEENYEMKHYKLKENAEDGNKNCDEKYEATNYTFKEKCPYEIDICSGSPGPDIYELRKRFPIVGQEPYEDEVDYIVYNETYDLENGENIPTKKTTEYLNLQQNEKDSEPAPVPAIEKKYTQVPGQEKKDQEDNPPNVRKEKKKNRKNKKEQNSSKENYPNKTEDHDQNIY